The following proteins are encoded in a genomic region of Arcobacter suis CECT 7833:
- a CDS encoding lipocalin family protein encodes MKYIFLIIFFLSPIFANTSVDIKKFSGLWYEIARVENTFQTSCVASSVEYKLQVDNTYDVYNRCFENELDGKLIEYNGFAKLENNELFMRYFLVFTSSYKIEYLNNYQTAVIANDDYSNLWIMSRTANIDKNELEKILKDLKTKMDISKLIFTKLDPKGRYK; translated from the coding sequence GTGAAATATATATTTTTAATCATATTTTTTCTTTCACCGATTTTTGCAAATACTTCTGTTGATATTAAAAAATTCTCTGGACTTTGGTACGAAATAGCAAGGGTTGAAAATACTTTTCAAACTTCTTGCGTAGCTTCAAGTGTGGAATATAAACTTCAAGTTGACAATACTTACGATGTTTATAACAGATGTTTTGAAAATGAATTAGACGGAAAATTAATAGAATATAACGGTTTTGCAAAACTAGAAAACAATGAACTTTTTATGAGATATTTTTTAGTTTTTACAAGTTCATACAAAATTGAATATTTGAATAATTACCAAACAGCAGTTATCGCAAATGATGATTATTCAAATCTTTGGATTATGAGTAGAACTGCAAATATAGATAAAAATGAATTAGAAAAAATATTAAAAGATTTAAAAACAAAAATGGATATTTCAAAACTAATCTTTACAAAACTTGACCCAAAAGGAAGATACAAATGA
- a CDS encoding NAD(P)/FAD-dependent oxidoreductase has product MKIAVLGAGISGLGSAYILSKKHEVDLYEKDNRLGGHARTTIINDEDKTFGVDTGFLVFNHPTYPLLTKLFEQLNVKIENSDMSFAFWDRNKNRAYNGSSLKGMFAQKRNFFSISHYKMIKDILTFNEIAIKDLKENSSNLDKTLGEYIKNYSNAFKERYLLPMGAAIWSTPSDEMNLFPARTFLTFFKNHGLLGVSSHHQWLTVSNGSINYVNKIKEKISGKIFLNSDVIKVQREENGIFLIHENGTKTFYDKVILAMHAPQALEILENPTPKEVEILSAFKYKENSAVLHNDNNILYPNKKMYAAWNYTSTNSKNKAVTLSYWINTLQNLKTKKDYFVSLNETQNINNVIEKISYEHPQFNSLAIEMQKRKDEICGVNNTYFAGAYWRYGFHEDGLLSATKVASKLGCEF; this is encoded by the coding sequence ATGAAAATAGCAGTTTTAGGAGCTGGAATTAGTGGACTGGGAAGTGCTTATATTTTAAGCAAAAAACATGAAGTTGATTTATATGAAAAAGATAATCGTTTAGGCGGTCATGCTAGAACTACCATAATAAATGATGAAGATAAAACTTTTGGCGTTGATACTGGTTTTTTAGTTTTTAATCACCCTACTTATCCACTTTTGACAAAATTATTTGAACAACTAAATGTGAAAATAGAAAATTCAGATATGAGTTTTGCTTTTTGGGATAGGAATAAAAATAGAGCTTATAACGGTTCATCATTAAAAGGAATGTTTGCTCAAAAAAGAAACTTTTTTTCAATATCTCACTACAAAATGATAAAAGATATTTTAACTTTTAATGAAATTGCAATTAAAGATTTAAAAGAAAATAGTTCAAACTTAGACAAAACTTTGGGTGAATATATAAAAAATTATTCAAATGCTTTTAAAGAGAGATATTTACTTCCAATGGGAGCTGCTATTTGGTCAACTCCTAGTGATGAAATGAATCTTTTTCCAGCAAGAACATTTTTGACATTTTTCAAAAATCATGGACTTTTAGGTGTTTCAAGTCACCATCAATGGCTAACTGTTTCAAATGGAAGTATTAATTATGTAAATAAAATTAAAGAAAAAATCTCTGGAAAAATATTTTTAAACTCTGATGTTATAAAAGTTCAAAGGGAAGAAAATGGCATTTTTCTAATCCATGAAAATGGAACTAAAACTTTTTATGATAAAGTAATCCTAGCTATGCACGCTCCACAAGCTTTGGAAATTTTAGAAAATCCAACACCAAAAGAAGTTGAAATTTTAAGTGCTTTTAAATATAAAGAAAATAGCGCTGTTTTACACAATGACAATAATATTTTATATCCAAACAAAAAAATGTATGCAGCATGGAATTACACAAGTACAAATTCAAAAAATAAAGCTGTGACTCTTAGTTATTGGATAAATACTCTACAAAATCTAAAAACAAAAAAAGATTATTTTGTATCGTTAAATGAAACACAAAATATAAATAATGTAATTGAAAAAATCTCTTACGAACATCCACAATTTAATTCACTTGCCATAGAAATGCAAAAAAGAAAAGATGAAATTTGTGGAGTTAATAACACATATTTTGCTGGAGCTTATTGGAGATATGGTTTCCATGAAGATGGACTTTTAAGTGCTACAAAAGTGGCTTCTAAACTTGGATGTGAGTTCTAA
- a CDS encoding DUF1365 domain-containing protein, whose product MPNISNHNIFEGTIYHKRFLPKKHDFKYNFYLLDIDVFDLKSLENKIFSINKLNFMSLQSFDHFGTSLDFMKNIEELLKKFDLKASPKMRFITLPRVLNFVFNPISVLVLFDEENLPTHILAEVHNYNNGRVVYPVQLEKRGNSYFGVVKKDMYVSPFFKCEGVYEFELKYDQNKLFIKIDLYEDKQHKLTAVFNSKSMPYNFKNILKIFFRYMFSTFLVVSRTYFQAIRLYLKGLKIYFPRENDKTRRY is encoded by the coding sequence ATGCCTAATATATCAAATCACAATATTTTTGAAGGAACTATTTATCATAAAAGATTTCTTCCTAAAAAGCACGATTTTAAATATAACTTTTATCTGCTTGATATTGATGTATTTGATTTAAAAAGTTTAGAAAACAAAATTTTTTCTATAAACAAACTAAATTTTATGAGTTTACAAAGTTTTGACCACTTTGGAACAAGCCTTGATTTTATGAAAAATATAGAAGAACTTTTAAAAAAGTTTGATTTAAAAGCAAGTCCAAAAATGAGATTCATCACACTTCCTAGGGTATTAAACTTTGTTTTTAATCCAATTAGTGTTTTGGTTTTATTTGATGAAGAAAATCTTCCAACTCATATTTTAGCTGAAGTTCATAACTACAACAACGGTCGTGTTGTTTACCCTGTGCAATTAGAAAAAAGAGGAAATTCATATTTTGGAGTTGTAAAAAAAGATATGTATGTATCGCCTTTTTTTAAGTGTGAGGGAGTTTATGAATTTGAACTAAAGTATGACCAAAACAAATTATTTATAAAAATAGATTTATATGAAGACAAACAACACAAATTAACAGCGGTTTTTAACTCAAAATCAATGCCTTATAATTTTAAAAATATACTAAAAATATTTTTTAGATATATGTTCAGCACCTTTTTAGTGGTGAGTAGAACATATTTTCAAGCTATTAGGCTTTATTTAAAAGGTTTAAAAATCTATTTTCCAAGAGAAAATGACAAAACAAGGAGGTATTAA